A region from the Kryptolebias marmoratus isolate JLee-2015 linkage group LG9, ASM164957v2, whole genome shotgun sequence genome encodes:
- the gpm6aa gene encoding glycoprotein M6Aa, whose translation MEEEMDEGQTQKGCLECCIKCLGGIPYPSLVATILLYAGVALFCGCGHEALSGTVTILQNYFEVVRSPVDALDVFTMIDIIKYVIYGIASAFFVYGILLMVEGFFTSGAIKDLYGDFKITTCGRCVSAWFIMLTYIFMLAWLGVTAFTSIPVFIYFNIWNICQNTTVLEGATLCLDPRQYGVVPIAEAKTVCVGSEKFFKMCDSNELNMTFHLFICALAGAGAAVIAMIHYLMVLSANWAYVKDACRMQKYEDIKSKEEQELHDIHSTRSKERLNAYT comes from the exons GATGCCTTGAATGCTGCATCAAATGCCTGGGTGGGATCCCGTATCCGTCCCTTGTTGCCACCATCCTGCTGTATGCGGGCGTGGCCCTGTTCTGTGGCTGTGGACATGAAGCCCTGTCGGGGACCGTCACCATCCTACAGAACTACTTTGAAGTAGTGAGGAGCCCCGTGGATGCACTGGATGTCTTCACCAT GATTGATATAATCAAGTATGTGATTTACGGCATTGCTTCGGCTTTCTTCGTCTATGGCATCCTGCTGATGGTGGAGGGATTCTTCACCAGTGGAGCCATTAAGGACCTGTACGGAGACTTCAAGATCACCACCTGTGGACGTTGTGTCAGCGCTTGG ttCATCATGCTGACTTACATCTTCATGCTGGCTTGGCTTGGAGTGACTGCTTTCACCTCCATTccagtctttatttatttcaacatcTGGAATATTTGCCAAAACACAACTGTGCTGGAGGGGGCCACACTCTGCCTGGACCCACGCCAATACG GTGTTGTGCCAATTGCTGAGGCCAAAACTGTGTGTGTCGGATCAGAAAAGTTCTTCAAAATGTGTGATTCTAATGAG CTGAACATGACGTTCCACCTGTTTATCTGCGCCCTCGCTGGAGCAGGAGCTGCTGTTATTGCAATG ATCCACTACTTGATGGTGCTGTCCGCCAACTGGGCCTACGTGAAGGACGCCTGCCGAATGCAGAAATACGAAGACATCAAGTcgaaggaggagcaggagctccATGACATCCACTCCACCCGCTCCAAGGAGCGCCTCAACGCCTACACATAA